TTTCGTCAATGCCGAACTGCTGAAGCTTGACGACGAATCCCTGAAGAAGCTGGGCAAGTCGCGCGACGAACTGCGCCGCAACGCCAACGGCTCTATGCTGTTTTAATCGAGCAAGTTTCCGGCGCAGCAGATGCGTCGTGCAGACCCCGCAATCCGCTTGAGCGTCCTCCCCGCTCGCGGAGCGCCGCAGGTCAGCAAAACAAGGGCCATGCCTCAGGGCATGGCCCTTTTCTTTTGGCCGAAGCCTCAATCCATTTCCGGAAAAAGCAGCTCCACGACATAGCTCGCGTCAAACCGCGTATCGAGCATGCCGTAGGTGGAGCGCCAGCCCGCCGCCAGCCGGGTTTCAAGAAAGGCGTCGGCGATGCGGCCGGCGCCCAGCCGGTAGAGTTCGGCGGCCGCTGCCGCAAGCGCCAACTGCTCGATGAAGATACGGGCCGCGCTTTCATGGTTCTTGCACAGCGCCATGGCGGCGCGCAGCAATTCGACGATCTTGGCGCCGGAGGCCCCGAGATCGCGCGCGATCACCTGAAAGACGGCCTCGAACAGGTCGCTGCCGTGCTCGACAACGCGCCTCAGATCGAGCGCCATCATGTTGCCGGCGCCATCGTTCATCGCAAGGCCCGGCGCATCGCGATAATGACGGGTGATCGGCCGGTCCTCGATGAAGCCGTTGCCGCCCATCACCTCCATCGCCTCGGCCACCACGGCGGGGGCGATCTTTGTGGTCCAGTATTTGGTCACCGGCGTCATCACCCGGGCGTAAGCCGCCTCCTCGGCGCTGTCGCGGGCACGATCGAAGCTCTCGGCAAGACGGAAGGAAAGCGCGCCTGCCGCCGCCACGTCGAGCGCAAGATCGGCAAGCACCCGCATCATCAGCGGCTGGCTCACCAGAGCCTTGCCGTGAACGCTGCGACCGCGCGCGGCATGAGTCGCCTCGGCAAGGGCGGCGCGCATCAGACCCGAGGCCATCACGGCGCTGTCGAGCCGCATCAGGGTCAGCATGTCGAGAATGGTTCTCAAGCCGGTATCCGGCGCGCCGAGCAGAAAGCCGAAGGCATCGGAAAACTCGATCTCGGCTGCGGCGTTCGAGCGCAGTCCGAGCTTGTCCTTCAGCCGCTGATAGCGCAGGGCGTTGGTGCGCCCCTCGTCCAGCAGGCGCGGAACCAGAAAGCAGCCCGGCTTGCCGTCGACATCGGCAAGCATGATGAAAGCATCGCTCATCGGCGCGGAGACGAACCACTTGTGGCCCGTGAGGCGATAGACGCCTTCGCTGACACGCGCGGCCTTTGTGGTCAGCGCGCGCGTGTCGCTGCCGGCCTGCTTCTCGGTGATCGCCAGCCCGACGGTCGTCGCCGTTTTCTGCGCCTGCGGACGGTTGGTCGAATCATACTTGCGCGACAGGATTTTCGGCGCCCATTCCGCGCGCAATTGCGGCGTCGCCGCCAGAACCGCAAGCGAGGCGGAAGTGGCGGACAAGGGCTCCAGATGCCCGCATTCGAGCTGTGCCGTCAGGAACAGGCGGACGGCTCTCAGCTTGTGCGCCTTCGATTTCGAATCGGCATCGCGCGGCGGTTCCCAGAGCGAGGAATGCAGCCCCGACGACATGGAGCGGCGCAGAAGCGCGTGCCAGGCCGGATGGAAAGCGACCGTGTCCAGCCGCTCGCCGGCGGGACCGTGAGTCTTCAGTTGCGGCAGG
This window of the Martelella lutilitoris genome carries:
- a CDS encoding acyl-CoA dehydrogenase family protein; translation: MSDNDVFRTLNQPKPWSGYNAFHSDPLLGDLTRNLARPLRDEFDTIGRYVTSPEAQELAQMANTSLPQLKTHGPAGERLDTVAFHPAWHALLRRSMSSGLHSSLWEPPRDADSKSKAHKLRAVRLFLTAQLECGHLEPLSATSASLAVLAATPQLRAEWAPKILSRKYDSTNRPQAQKTATTVGLAITEKQAGSDTRALTTKAARVSEGVYRLTGHKWFVSAPMSDAFIMLADVDGKPGCFLVPRLLDEGRTNALRYQRLKDKLGLRSNAAAEIEFSDAFGFLLGAPDTGLRTILDMLTLMRLDSAVMASGLMRAALAEATHAARGRSVHGKALVSQPLMMRVLADLALDVAAAGALSFRLAESFDRARDSAEEAAYARVMTPVTKYWTTKIAPAVVAEAMEVMGGNGFIEDRPITRHYRDAPGLAMNDGAGNMMALDLRRVVEHGSDLFEAVFQVIARDLGASGAKIVELLRAAMALCKNHESAARIFIEQLALAAAAAELYRLGAGRIADAFLETRLAAGWRSTYGMLDTRFDASYVVELLFPEMD